The region CAAGGGTTATACAAAGATAATAATATGAGTATGTTTGGTGGAATTGGCTGTTTACCTCTATTAATTCAAATGCCTATTTTTACCGCACTATTCTTTACAATTAAATATATGCCTGGTATTGAAGGGGCTACTTTCTTAGGAATTAGCCTAGGCCAACGTAGCTTGATCTTAACTATATTAGCAGCTCTTAGTTATTTATTACAAAGCTACTTAGGAATGATCGGGATGCCTGAAGAACAGAAAAAACAAATGAAATCGATGATGATCATGTCACCATTGATGATTGGATTTATGTCATTTAGTGCTCCTGCTGGAGTAACTTTATATTGGGTTATCGGAGGTATCTTTAGTTGTGTGCAAACCTTAATTGCTAACTTATACCAACGTCCTAAAATTCGTAAACAAGTGGCAGAAGAATTCCGTAAAAACCCACCTAAACCAGTTTCAGCTTACACAGACAATATCAAACCAGCTGAAAAAGTAACCCCAACAAATGCCCAAAAATCAAAAACTTTAAATACAGGGTCTCAAAAAAATAAAAAAAATAACGGTGGGCGCAATGCCGGTCGTCAACAAAAACGTCAAAAATAAAAAAAGAACTCCGATTAAGCCCGGAGTTCTTTTTTTGTAGGCTTTAATTTTTTCACTTAACTTGCCTTAAATAGTGTCTATTAAACCTCTATAAACCTTGATATTAAAGGTTTTATACAACTTATGAATTATTTCTGTTTTTTTTCAAGTAAATGCGAAATTTAACATAGTTAAATAGATTCATTTATGGTAACATTGGAATGTAATTGGATAAAAATAATATTAACTATGTGAGGAGATTTTTTAATGTTTTCAAGAAATAAAAAAGACCAGTTTGGCGAATTATTGCAAGACATGACAGTAAATCTACAAGAAGCTGCAGCATATTTTTCATCTTTTTCTCCTGAGAAACTAGAAGATATCACTGTTTTCTCAGAAACAATTAATAATTATGAGTCAAAAGGTGACAAAATGGTCTATCAAATGATTGTTGCTCTTAATGACACATTTATCACACCCATTGAACGTGAAGACATGTTAGAACTGACTAACCGTATTGATGATGTCTTAGATGCTATGGAAAAAGCTGCACTATCATTTGAAATCTGTCACTTATCTAAATTTAATGACGTGATTACGAAAATGGCAACTGAAATTAGTGGTGCCACTCAAGAAATCGCTTCTGCTGTAGACTGTATGTTTACAAAAAATCTAAAAGTGATTAATACACATTCAAAAAAAATCAAAAGACATGAATCTAAATGTGATGATCTTTATCGTGAAGCACTACTTGCTTTATTCCAAGAAGAAGAAGATCCAATCCGCTTAATTCGTTACAAAACAGTTTATGAAAATCTTGAAGAGATCGCTAATTTCTGTGAAGATGTTTCTAAAACATTAAACTCTATCGTTATGAAGAACGCTTAGGGGGCTAATATATAATGGATCAATTGTTTATTTTAACCGTTGTAATCGTTGCCTGTTCGTTAGTTTTTGACTTGATCAATGGTTTCCATGATACAGCTAATGCTATCGCGACAAGCGTTTCAACTAAAGCACTAAAACCTAAACATGCTATTATGCTAGCGGCCTGCATGAACTTCTTAGGAGCGCTACTTTTCCAAGGTGTGGCTAAAAGAATTACAGATGATATCGTCCTATCATCTACCTTTGATTTACCACACGTCAACATGCAAGTAGTATTGATCTCAGCTTTACTTTCAGCTATTGCATGGAACTTAATCACTTGGTACTTTGGTATTCCAAGCAGTTCCTCACATGCTTTAATCGGATCAATTGCTGGCGCTACAGTTGCAGCAGCTGGTTTCTCAGCTATTAACAAAACTGGCTTATTAGAAATATTTGGTGGTTTGATTCTATCACCTGTCTTAGCATTCTTTGTTGGTTATATTGTATATACCATCATTAAATTTATTTTTAAAAATCATAATTTATCACGAGCTAATCGAAATTTTCGTTTATTTCAGATTTTAACAGCAGCTCTACAATCATTCACTCACGGAACAAATGATGCTCAAAAAGCCATGGGGATTATCACAATGGCTTTAATCGCTGGTGGCTATCAATCTGGTAGCGATGTTCAAACTTGGGTACAAATTGCTTGTGCGACTGCCATGGCAATTGGAACAAGTATTGGTGGTTGGAAAATTATTAAAACCGTTGGTGGAAAAATCATGAAAATTAAACCCGTGACAGGTGTGGCTGCAGATATTAGTTCTGTTATGGTTATTTTCAGTGCGACACTCTTACACTTACCCGTTAGTACTACTCATGTAATCAGTTCAGCCATTATGGGTGTGGGAACGTCACATCGTCCTAAAGGAGTGAAGTGGGATACTGGTAAACGGATGCTATTTACTTGGGTTATTACCTTACCGGTTTCAGCTATTATTTCAACAATCATTTTTAGTATTTTAAATCTTATTATTAAATAAAAAAAGGGAAGCAATTAATTGCTTCCCTTTTTTTATATCTATTATGACTTTTTATTCTCTTTTTTATCTTCCACTACTTTTTCTTCCTCTACCATAGGTAGAAATATTCTAAAAATAGTCCCAACTCCTAAGGCACTTTCTGCTAAAATATGACCACCATAACTTTCTACCAATTCTTTGGCAATGGATAAACCTAAACCATTTCCACCTTTATGACGGCTACGAGCTTTATCAACTCGATAAAAACGGTTGAAAATTTGCGTAATATCTTCTTCATCAATACCTTCTCCAAAATCTTGGATAGCAATCTCTAAATCTGAACGTGTGGAAGAAACTGACATGTGGATTTCTTTACGTTCACGAGAATATTTTACTGCATTATCTAAAATAATAATTAATAACTGTTCAAAATGATGGCGATAAATTTTTACTTTACGTTCTTTATAAAGGTCATCATCTAAAATAAAAGTAAAATCTGGATATAAAATTTCAAAGTTATTAAATGTTTGATGCGTCACTTCTTTAGCTAGTGAAATATCATTTTTATGCTGAAATTCGACCTGTTCAAGACGAGATAAATCTAACATTTCTTGGACTAAACTCTTCATACGAATAATCTCTTGTAACGAGGCTTCTAAGGACTCTTCCAAAACTTCTGGATCATCTTTACCCCAACGATTTAAAAGCTTAAGATGGCCTTCAATAATCGCAACAGGGGTTCTCAACTCATGAGAGACATCTTCCACAAATTGCTGTTGTTGCTCAATGAATTTTTGCATGCGATCTAACATGTCATTAAATACTTCGGTCAAATCAGAAAATTCATCTTTACTCTGTAACTCGGGCAATCTAACATTTGATTGAGGGTCTGTTTTAATCACATTGATAATCTGTGTCATCTTTTTAAGTGGTTTTAAAAAATAAGAAGATAAAATAAAACCTAGCGTCAAACTAATCAAAGTCCCACCGGCAATTAATAAAATCATCGTACTTAATAATTTCGTTTTAATTGTTTGAACTGAACTTAAATCATAAAATAATTGCGTATAACCTATCAATTCTTTCGTTTTATTTGAATAGACGGGTTGCGTTGCTAAAAAGCCAGTTTGCTTACCGATTTGGGATTCTTTCATTTCACTTTTTTCACTTCCACGATAGTCCCAGTTTTCACTTTGTGTTTCAAAAATTAGTTTTTTTGACTTATTATAGACTGTCACATTTAATTCAGGTTGAGCTAGCTCTGAGATAAAACTATTTAACTGGATTAAATTAGCTTCAATCGTTTTATTATTAGGACTGCCAGGTAAATTTTCTTTGTCCCCTTTTAAATAGAATGCTGTGGTTTTCATTGATAAACTATGGTCCGACTGCTCGAGACGTTGTGTTATTTCATTAGAGGTATTTTTCAAATTCGTTTTTTCTTCTCTAACCAATAGATCCGTACTTGTCTTGTAGGTAACAAAAGCAAAAATGCTAAACAAGAGAAAAATGAACATTGAAGTTAACAACGTCCACTTGACTGTAATCACTAAATTGGTAGCAAAAAAATTACGACATTTTTTAAAGAATGATTTCATTAAGATCTCATCACATAACCCGTTCCACGAACAGTTTGAATGTAACTTTCTTCGCCGGGTACATCAATTTTATTTCTTAAGTATCTAATATAAACATCTACTACATTGGTCTCTACCTCTGTTTCATAACCCCAAACCTTATTTAGTAAAACATCACGTGCTAATACAACATTTACATTTTCCATTAAAGCAAGTAATAACTCATATTCACGTTTAGTCAATTCTATCACTTCATTGTCACGACGAACAATTCGGTTCTCTTTTTCAATTGTCAAATTACGATAGGAAAGAGTCGTTTGTTTCATAACATTTTTATCGCCTTCAATATCAATTCGACGTAACAAGGCTCTTAATCGTGCTAATAGTTCTTCAATAGCAAACGGTTTGACGATATAATCGTCTGCTCCATGGTCTAAACCTGAGACACGATCAATCACAGAGTCTCTAGCCGTCATCATTATAATCGGCGTATTCTTAGTTTGTCTGATACGACGACATACTTCTAAACCATTTAGTTCAGGTAACATCAAGTCTAATAAGATTGCATCCCAATCGCTTCCTAAAGCAGCTTCTAAGCCAGTACGTCCATTGTAGTGAACTTCCACATGATAACCTTCATGTTTTAGTTCTAACTCCACGAAGCGGGCTAAATTCTTTTCATCTTCGATGATTAAAATATTACTCATTTATGGTAATTCCTTTCTTTTTTAGGGTATTCCTAAAGCTCTTTTTTATTATAACGATATATGAGCTAAAAAGCCAATGTATCTTACCTATGTCAGCAATTACTTCAAAAAATAAGAAAAATATCCTTCTTCTTAAAACGGTTTCTTTTAATCAGCAAAAAAGAAGACTGACCATTTCAATAATACACTCCGAAATAAAAAGTCTTCTTTTTGCTGAATCTAACTATTAATTAATAAAAAACACTTATTTTTCACTATACCAATCATAATGGAATGTGCCCTCTTTGTCTTTACGTTTATAAGTATGAGCGCCAAAATAATCGCGTTGTGCTTGAATAATATTAGCAGGTAAATTTTCGCTACGATATGAATCATAGTAAGAAATAGCTGATGAGAATGTCGGAACTGGTACACCGGCTTGGATAGCTACCGCGACTACATCACGGACAGATTGTTGATATTTTTGTGTAATATCATTGAAATAGTCATCTAACAATAGATTTTTCAAATCAGCTTGGCGATCATAGGCATCAGTAATTTTTTGTAAGAATTTAGCACGGATGATACATCCCTCACGGAAAATTTTAGCAATTTCACCATACTCTAAATCCCAACCAAACTCTTCACTAGCGATACGAAGTTGAGCAAAACCTTGAGCGTAACTCATGATTTTACTAAAGTACAACGCCTCACGGACTTTTTCAACAAATTCTTTTATATCACCTTCAAATGCCTTAACGGCTGGTGCTGGAATAATTTTGCTAGCAGCCACTCGTTCATCTTTCATAGCTGAAATATAGCGAGCGAATACTGATTCAGTAATTAGAGGTAATGGGACACCTAAATCTAGCGCACTTTGGCTTGTCCATTTTCCTGTTCCTTTATTACCTGCAGCATCTAAAATAACATCTACAACAGGTTTTCCTGTCTCATCATCTTTACGGGTTAAAATATCAGATGTTATTTCGATTAAATAGCTATCTAATTCACCTTTGTTCCACTCTGTAAAGATTTCAGCACATTCTTCTACTGATAAATCTAATAATTTCGTTAAAATATCATATGATTCAGCAATTAGTTGCATGTCACCATATTCGATCCCGTTATGTGCCATTTTCACATAGTGACCGGCACCATTTGGTCCAATATAAGTCACACATGGTTCACCGTCTTCTGCTACAGCAGCAATCTTTTCAAAAATTGGCGCAACTAAATCATAGGCTTCTTTTTGACCACCTGGCATAATTGAAGGGCCTTTAAGTGCTCCTTCTTCTCCACCAGAAACACCTGTTCCAATAAAGTTAATACCTGAGTTGGCTAATTCTTCATTACGACGAATAGTATCTTGGAAGAAAGTATTACCACCATCAATCAAAATATCACCCTTATCTAAATGCGGTAATAAACTTTGAATTGTTTTATCCGTAGCATCTCCCGCTTGGACCATTAACATGATGCGACGTGGTTTTTCTAAAGATGTAACAAACTCTTCAATTGTATAAGTTGGTACTAATTTTTTATCTCCATGTTCAGCAATGACTTCCTCGGTTCTTGAAGCAGTACGATTAAATATTGAAACTGAATAACCGCGACTTTCAATATTTAAAGCTAAATTTTTCCCCATAACAGCCATACCAACGACACCAATTTGTTGTTTAGACATGATTTTCCTCCTAATTAACTCTGAATGAAAGAAGTCTAAAAATATTATAATTTCAGACCCTATAATTTTATTATAGCGTATTTAAAGTTTTTTTTAAACAAGCATGACTTATTTAAAAGTTTTTTTTACTTAAAATTTTTGTTTTTTTATATAACAAAAAATCCCTTAGACTCCATGGTTGTCTAAGGGATTTAAACATTTCGAAAATGTTATTATGCTTCTGTTGTTTTAACGTCTTTACCATCGTAATGACCACAAGCTGGACATACGTGGTGGCTACGTTTCATTTCGCCACAGTTCGCACAAGTGCTCATACCAGGTACTGATAATTTGTAATGTGTACGACGCTTAGCTTTTTTAGCTTTTGAAGTTCTTCTAGCAGGTACTGCCATATTAACTACACCTCCTTAAATCATTTAGTACAAACAAGCAAGCTTATTTATACCATCTATTCCAATCTTACTTGTCATCGGAATCTTTATTATTATCTAATAAAGCTGACAATTTAGCAAGACGAGGATCAATATTAGTTTCTTCTTGTTGCTCTTGTTTTTGATAGTAGGCATCTTCAGACATCAATTCCCACGATTGACCTTTGACTGTTGCATCATTTAGTTTTTCTTCTTCAGTCAAAACTTGTAATGGTAAAGCAAGTAGTAAGTGATCTTCTACAGCTTCTGTCAAGTCAATAAGATCTTTTTCTAAAACCATTACAATCTCATCTGAGGCGATTAGCTCTTTTTGCGAAGCAAACTGCTCAGGCGTCATATAAATTTCCATTACATCTAATGACATTGGATAAGGTACTGGTTCTAATGAACGGGTTGATGCTAAGGTTAAGACTGTCTCGATGTTAAAATTGACAATATACTCAGTCTGATTGACCGTTAAAGTGCCTGTCACCCTAACTGGTTCGGCTGTGATAATCCCTGGGTCTCTTTGAGTCAGTGATACACTGACATCAGCTGTTTCTGAAAAGACTAGTGGTTCATCTCTGTATTTTTTCAATTCTAATAGTGACCATTTCATTCTTTTTTCACCTCTAAGCAACAAAAGTTATTATACTAGGCTTAGAAATGTTTGTCAATGATATTTTCTTGACAGACTCAACTAAAGCTCTTAAACAATTCAGTTGAGAAACGTTGATAAATCAACATTTCCACTTCTATTTAGACTATTTTATAACAATTTTGCTGACTTTCTTTTTATTTTTAATTATTTAAACGGCGATTTTTACCGACCATTTTAATCTCTTTGGATAAATAACGGATTCTTTCCATAATACGTTTTGCTTTTAAAGGTTCTTCTCCTTTTGTTGTGGTTGATAAGTGTTCTTTCTCTAATTGATCCATGCTTAAATTGGAACTAAAAAATGTTGGCAGTTGTTCTTGCATACGGTACTGTAAAATAACGCCTAGAACATCGTCTCTAATCCAAGGACTCAAAGACTCTGCGCCAATATCATCTAGCATCAAAATCTCAGCTTTTTTAATCGCATCGACTTTATCTACCACACTATTACTGCCAATAGCTGCCTTCATTTCAGTAGCCAAAGAAGAGAAATTTAAAAGCGTTGTTTGAACCTCATGGTCGGCTAACTCATTGGCAATGGCACCTAATAGATACGTCTTCCCCACACCAAAAGAACCTTGTAAATATAATCCTTGGTGAAACTCTTTGGGATTTTCTGTATATGAACGAATAAAGAAAAAAGCTTCAGCTAAGGCTTCTTTACGTTCACTAGACACGGTATAGTTATCAATACTTGCCTCTTTAATATCTTTTGGTACATTCATCGTCTTCACACGATTACTCAATTCTTGTGCCGCTTTTTTTGCTAATAATTCTTTAGTTGGAACATATGTCACGTCAATAAAATGAAAATTCATAAATAATTGCGGTTCATAACCGGGTGCAATCATTGTTGGATCATTTAACTTAAACTTCTTTTTTTCTTGAACAAATTCATACAATTTAGCATAACTTTTTGTAATAGCCTCATCAGTCAATTCTTCTCGGTGTTCTAAAATAAACTGAGCCACATCTGGATCTTCCATGACGTTGTTTACAAGTTCATCAAAACGAGAGCTCCAATTTTTCTTATCTAATACCTTGGTCAATTCATTTCCGACATTTTCCATTAACTTCCACCCTCTTCCTTAGGCTTTCTTAATTGACGCAGTTGTTCTTTGAAGAATTCTTCCTCTTCTTTAGAAACTGGCGTTTCTTCATTTTTCTGATCTACCCATTCTGGTAAACTTTCTTTTTTCAGTGGTATTTTACTGTTGTAGTAACGTTTTTGATTAGTCCCTTTTTTGGTATGTTGTGACTCCCCAGTTTCTAAAACCAATTCTTTCACTTTGGTTAGGGCATCTTCAGGTGTTTTAATACGAGATTGAGCCCAATCATTGGCAATTGAATTGGCATATTTAGCATTTAACATCTTATTATCTTTTGCAACCAAAATAAAATGTACCAGCACATTTATCACCGCATCAGGTAAACCTGATTGTTTCACAATATTTTCTAAAGCCCAACGCTCCTCATTCGCCACAAAGCCACCTTTTTGACGTTTTAAGGTATCCAAGAAAACCATAGGGTTAAATGCCTCACTTGACAAAATAACGTTTACCTCTACTGGTGTGAAGCCTTTTTGTAGTAAGGTGTTTTTTCGACGAACTTTTTGTTCTTCCTTCGTCAACTCACCTGTCGAATCGTCTGCTAGCGGCGTCTCGACTATTTGCTTTTTAGGTTTATGATACTGCTTAATAATTTGTTGGCGCAAACTATTCAAGTTGACTTTATTAGTGCTATAGTCAATTTCGGGCTCCAAGAGTCGCTTCATTTCTAACTCATCAATCCCGTATAATTTATGTAAAGTGTATATGGTCTCTTGACCTTCTTCTTCTAAATGTACCTTGTCCAAATACAGACCATTTAAAGATTCTAAAAAATAATCCCAATCAAAGCTAGCGTCTTTTACCGTTATCTTAGGCGTCGGTACTTGTTCAAGTTGAGCTTTAGTTTGGCTAAATAACTCTTGATGAGAACTCATACTCTGCTCGTGCCATTCGTAGACGTCTAAAAACTTCTGAGTTATTTCTAAATAATCTGATGTATCAATTTTTGGAATTCTAAAGCGTTTAACCAATTGTTCATACTTTACTTGTCCAACACTATCTATCAATAATAGACTCAACACATCATCGCTAAGGAAAGCTTGAGCTGTTTGCGGAGGAAAGAGTTCATACAAAAAGCGTCGTTGTTCTTTTGTTTGCTGAACATAAACTTTTAACAATCCAATCCCCTCTAAACGAGCACGCGCTTTATAGAGCCTAGGTAAATCAATCAGTAACTGATTAAATAGCTCTGCATGTCGCTGTTCATAACTATCATAGTCTGATGGGTCAATAGAGGATAGCAGTGTGTGATACAAGCCAAAAGCATCTATTCCAATTACCGGTTGATATAAAAAACTTAGCGCCTGTTCATGAGAACGTTCGATTGGCTTCACTATTTTAACAATAAAACTATCTTGTGGATGCAACTGTTTCCAAGCGTCGTTCCTCACAATACAGCCTCCTTATTTTTAATTTAAGACTTACCATCTTTATCGAGGATGTCTTGCATTTCTTTTAAGAAAACACTCATATCCTTAAACTGACGATAAACGCTTGCGAAACGGATATAAGCAATTTCGTCTAAGTCAACAAGATCTTCCATGACATATTCACCGATTAAGGTGGTTGAGACTTCATTTTCACCTAAGCTACGAACTTTATTTTCCACTTGGTCAACAATTTGTTCCATTTGCTCCATTGAGACAGGACGTTTTTCAGCTGAGCGAATTAAGCCTCTTAAAATTTTATCGCGATTAAATTCCTCACGTCCACCATTTTTTTTAATAACTAATAATGGGGCTGCTTCAATTCGTTCAAAGGTTGTAAATCTGAAGCCACAAGATTCACATTCACGGCGCCGACGAATAGCACGCCCCTCATCAGCTGGTCTACTATCGACCACACGCGACCCATTATATTGACATTTTGAACATTGCATTTTTTTCACCTCTATATTTTAGCTATCACCACTCGATAATAGTCGTATTCTAACTGTTATTATACCATGAAAACCAGTAATGGCATAGTATTGGCTTATTATACGAACAATTAAGAAAAACACCTGCCCATCATGGACAGGTGTTTTCATTTATTTTTATTGCTCCTTTAAAAAAGCAGCCACTTGCTGGTAAGTATTAGCACGTGACCCTCCATTATCGATGATAATATCGGCTCGCTTTTTTTTATCTTCAATGCTCATTTGACTTGCCATACGTTTTCTTGCTTCCACTTCAGTCAGTTGATCACGAGCCATTAGACGTTGGCACTGAATAACTTCTGGTACGTATACCACCATGACCCTATCCATTAACTCATCATAACCAGCTTCATAAAGTAAAGGAATATCACAAACAATCACAGCTTCTTTTTGTTGTTTAAACACGGCTAATTTTTTCATAAAGCTTGTCCTAATAAATCCTTTTAAGATAGTATCTAATTCTTGACGTTTCGTCTCATCTGAAAAGATGATAGTCCCAAGTTTTTGACGATCTAATTCCCTCTCTTTCGTCAATATACCTTCCCCAAAGTAAGTCACAATTGCTGCTAAACCAGGAGTCCCTGCTTGGACGACTTCTCTAGCAACTTGATCGGCATCGATTATCGCAAACCCTTGATCTCTTAAGTACTTTGTTACTGTACTCTTCCCAGTTGCAATACTACCTGTTACACCTAAAACAAAACTCATCCTAATTCTCTCCCATCTTTTTTAAGAGTTGACAGTTTGGACAAATATGAGTACCTCTTTGCGCAACTTTTAATTTAATAATTGGACTGCCACAAGTCACACATGGCATCCCAGTTTGACCATATACCTTTAATTCAGTTTGAAATTTACCAGCTTCTCCCAAAGCGTTTTTATATGTTCTAATAGTTGTTCCACCAGCTTCTACAGCACGACCTAAGACGCCAATGATAGCGTGATAAAGCTCTTCGCTTTCAGTCATAGTTAATGAATCCGCTGGTTGTTCTGGGTGTATTTGAGCAGCAAAGAGTGCCTCATCTACATAGATATTCCCTAAACCAGTAACCAACTTTTGCTCAAGCAATAAGGGTTTAATCGCTTTGTGTGATTTTTTCAACCCTTCTCTAAAGTCTGGCAACTTAAATTCAGTTGGGATGGGTTCTGGACCTAGTTTTAAAATTCCTTTATAATTTAAACTTTGATCTTTAGGTACTAAATTCATTCTACCAAACTTCCTAACATCTAAATAACGCAACTCTGTTTCATCTGTAAATTTAAAAATGACATGAGTATGCTTAGCTATATCATCATCTCTTTGATGACATTCATATTTTCCTTCCATCCGTAAGTGTGAAATTAAATCATAATGCGTCAATTTAATAATTAAGAATTTCCCACGACGCTGTAAACCTGTAATTTTTTCACCAATTAACGCTTGCTGAAAGCTTTCGACTTCAGGGCTCTCAATAATACGTGGCCAAAATACGGCAACTTCTAAGATTTCTTTTTCTAAAACTAATTGTTCTAAACCAATCCTAACAGCTTCTACTTCTGGTAATTCTGGCATGTATTTTCCTCTTTTCTTCTCTTAATAGTCAAAAAAGCCAAGAGATAACTCCTTGACTTTTCTTGCAACTGTCACTATTTAGCTTCGTACCAAGTATCGCCAACACTACTATCAACTTTTAGCGGCACACTCAATTCAACAGCTTGTTCCATCACTTCTTTGACCAGTTTTTCTAAGCGAGGTATCTCTGATTCGGGTGCTTCAAAAACCAACTCATCATGGACTTGTAATAACATAGTCGCTTCTAATTTTTCTGCTTTCAAACGTTTGGCCATTTGAATCATGGCAATTTTTAAAATATCAGCAGCACTTCCCTGAATT is a window of Vagococcus intermedius DNA encoding:
- the nrdR gene encoding transcriptional regulator NrdR, with the translated sequence MQCSKCQYNGSRVVDSRPADEGRAIRRRRECESCGFRFTTFERIEAAPLLVIKKNGGREEFNRDKILRGLIRSAEKRPVSMEQMEQIVDQVENKVRSLGENEVSTTLIGEYVMEDLVDLDEIAYIRFASVYRQFKDMSVFLKEMQDILDKDGKS
- the coaE gene encoding dephospho-CoA kinase (Dephospho-CoA kinase (CoaE) performs the final step in coenzyme A biosynthesis.), encoding MSFVLGVTGSIATGKSTVTKYLRDQGFAIIDADQVAREVVQAGTPGLAAIVTYFGEGILTKERELDRQKLGTIIFSDETKRQELDTILKGFIRTSFMKKLAVFKQQKEAVIVCDIPLLYEAGYDELMDRVMVVYVPEVIQCQRLMARDQLTEVEARKRMASQMSIEDKKKRADIIIDNGGSRANTYQQVAAFLKEQ
- the mutM gene encoding DNA-formamidopyrimidine glycosylase; translation: MPELPEVEAVRIGLEQLVLEKEILEVAVFWPRIIESPEVESFQQALIGEKITGLQRRGKFLIIKLTHYDLISHLRMEGKYECHQRDDDIAKHTHVIFKFTDETELRYLDVRKFGRMNLVPKDQSLNYKGILKLGPEPIPTEFKLPDFREGLKKSHKAIKPLLLEQKLVTGLGNIYVDEALFAAQIHPEQPADSLTMTESEELYHAIIGVLGRAVEAGGTTIRTYKNALGEAGKFQTELKVYGQTGMPCVTCGSPIIKLKVAQRGTHICPNCQLLKKMGEN
- a CDS encoding replication initiation and membrane attachment family protein, which encodes MRNDAWKQLHPQDSFIVKIVKPIERSHEQALSFLYQPVIGIDAFGLYHTLLSSIDPSDYDSYEQRHAELFNQLLIDLPRLYKARARLEGIGLLKVYVQQTKEQRRFLYELFPPQTAQAFLSDDVLSLLLIDSVGQVKYEQLVKRFRIPKIDTSDYLEITQKFLDVYEWHEQSMSSHQELFSQTKAQLEQVPTPKITVKDASFDWDYFLESLNGLYLDKVHLEEEGQETIYTLHKLYGIDELEMKRLLEPEIDYSTNKVNLNSLRQQIIKQYHKPKKQIVETPLADDSTGELTKEEQKVRRKNTLLQKGFTPVEVNVILSSEAFNPMVFLDTLKRQKGGFVANEERWALENIVKQSGLPDAVINVLVHFILVAKDNKMLNAKYANSIANDWAQSRIKTPEDALTKVKELVLETGESQHTKKGTNQKRYYNSKIPLKKESLPEWVDQKNEETPVSKEEEEFFKEQLRQLRKPKEEGGS